The genomic DNA GCGGGAAAAGGGACTCGGACCCTCGACCCCGACCTTGGCAAGGTCGTGCTCTACCAACTGAGCTATTCCCGCGAGGTGACCCAATGTTAGAAATAAAAGTTGGGGTTGTCAAGGGGTTTGCAGTGAAAAAATCATAATTGCGTTCTTTTTTCCCTTTAATTCGAAGGAGCCTGCCTTGGTGCAGATGAATTTATGGGGGAGGGGAAGGGGCAATTGGGCGAAAAAGTCTTCGGAAATGAGGAAGTCCTGACCTAGCTTGGAACAGAGGGTCTGGATTCGGGAGGTGGTGTTGAGTACGTCTCCGTGATAAGCCATTTCACTGCCGAAGTTTCCAACTTCTGTGGAAATCACTTTACCGCAATGAACTGCGGCCTTAAAATCGGGAGCTACGCCGTAGCGACGGAGGAACTTTCTCTGGGTGTGCTGTAAAGCGTCCTTGAAGTCATAGAAGCAGTTTAGGGGTCTTGCCTTATGTCGGCATGCTGCTGTTTTCCAGGTCAAGAAGGCTCCGTCACCAGCAATCTGATAGATTTCGCCCTGGTTTTCTTCACAGCAGTTAGAGAGAAGCTTGTAATAGTCCCTAATGAAGTTGCTGTACCTGATGTTTCCAAGTTCTTCACAAATCGTCGTTGAGTTTTTTAGATCCAGGAACATAAACACTAGGTCCTCCTCCTTTGGGTCTTGATATTTACCCAAACAGGTGTTTATAAAGACTCTAGTGCCAAACTTCTTGTGGACAGAACGAACGAACGTGATCAAATGACCAAGGACAAAGAGGGCGGCAATTTGGACGTGGGTGGAGTGTTCCTTGAAGGATTCCCTGACCATGCCAATAGATTCTGCATTGATGATTCCGTTTTCTCGGTCAATTTTCCAGATGAGAATGCAAAGAATAAGGTTTGCGCAGATACTTGCCAGGAAAAAGCTGGAACGAATCAAGAGTGCCGCAAAGACGGGCCTGCGGTCCATTTCATCCTGAAGGATCACCACGTCGTAAATACCGTGGGAAAGTCCCATTAGAAGGGATAACTGCGTCATGAGCATGATCTTGCTGGAATCCATGCCCGAAGAATCTCCATAGGAGAGGAGGCTGGTTACCCCAAGTACCACAAAGACCCAGCTGAACATGTAGAAACAGAGGGCCTTGAACTTTCGCTGTGTTAAACGAGTCATTGCCATGGTAAAAACCGCTAGTGGATAAAGAGAGGTAGAGCCCAGAACATCGCAATCAGGACAATGTCTTTATAGGAATCATCCAGAAGCAAGGTGGAAGCCAGGAAGAAAATGATGGTCGATAACGTCAAAAACAGAAGGAGCGGCAGCTTCTTCTTGAGTTTTTTCTTCCAACTTTTTTTGTTCTCGTTATCCATACTCTCTATATAATCTAAATTTTCTAAAAGTAACCAAAGTTTAGATATTTTTTTAATCTTCAGTATGTTCAGTCTCTATATTCACATCCCTTTTTGCAAAAAAATCTGCGATTATTGCGATTTTCGCGTACTTCCTGCCAGCGATAAGCTGTTTCAGGAGTATTCCGACTTGGTTTGTAGAGAGATTGAACTGTACGAAAAGAAATATCCCGGAACCCTGAAAACTGCGGAAACCCTTTACCTTGGAGGGGGGACTCCTTCCATGCTTCCGTCAGATTGCCTTGGACAAATATTCGCCTGCCTTCAGTCGGTAGGGGTGGAAGTATCTAGACTTAGGGAAGTTTCCATGGAGTTTAACCCAGAGTCCACTAGCCGAGAAACCATTGAGAATGCGCTGGAATTAGGGGTGAAACGTTTTAGTCTGGGGCTCCAGACGTTTAATCAAGAGCTTTTGAAACGGATCGGGCGGTCCCACTCGGTGGAAGCGGGGGTAGATGCCCTTGAGCTTTTGTTGAGCTATCCTGACATTCGTGTATCGGGAGACTTGATGTTTAGCCTTCCGGGACAAACTTTGGATGTTTTTCTTTCCGATGTTGATCGATTGAGTGATTATCCTTTGACTCACATTAGCTTTTATGGCTTGACGGTAAATCCCAGGACGATTCTTGGCCAAAAAGTGCAGAAGGGAATCTTTGAAATTGACGAGGATTTATACGAACCTATGTACCAGGGGGGCGTGGAACTCCTTGATGCTAAAGGATTTAAACGCTACGAAGTTTCCAATTTTGCAAAGCCTGGTTTTGAAAGTATCCATAACCAGAATTATTGGCGTCGGGGTGAATATGCAGGCTTTGGTCCGGGGGCTCACAGTTATGTGGGGAATAGGCGATTCTATGCTCCGGAGATATACCCCAGGTGGCGTGACTACGTGCGGAATGGCGCTCCGGAAAATCTCCTGACAATAGACGAACTGTCGGAGGAGGATGTCTTGATGGAGCTCTTCTGGCTGTCCCTCAGGCAATCCTCCGGTCTAGACTTGCAAGAACTGGGAAAAATGGGGTACAAACTCCCAGAGACCGCTTTAACGAAGTGGCTCAAGCACAATTACTTACAGGTTGAGGGATCGCCTGAAATCACTGGCATTCGGCTTCGTGACAGGGGCTGGATCTTTATGGACGATATCGTCACAGACCTCGCAAATCAGTGTTCCAAGTTGGAATAGTGTCCTGTGGACAAATGCCTGAGATATAGGTCACAAGGCTATATTTTGTTTACATGGAATGCAAAAAAAAACATACATTTAAATAATGTATGGACTTATAGTGTTCCATGTCAGGAATTAGAGGTTGAACATGTGGGTGATTCGTCAAAATATTTTCCAGCTTTTGGGGCTGTTGCTGCTTTTGCTAGCAACAAGTGTCTTTGCTGTGGAAGGCGATGAATCTCCTAAGGTCGAAGAAGTAGACTGCGTCAACTATACGGATGCTCCGGATGGTCGTTGCATCTATCAGCGCGTGCTGAAGTCTCAGGGCTTTAAGCTTTTCGTAGAAGCTCATGGGGACGATACTCTTTCCGCTAATGCGGTAAAAATCGATGCAAGACACTATGCGCTGATCAATACGGATTTCCATGTGTACGCCCCTTTGGCTGACAACGATTCCATTTACCTCTTCCGCTATAAAGGTGCCGTTTCTGCCAATGATACCGTTACCGTTCACAACATGGACAAGGTGAATTCGGGTGAAACGGGATT from Fibrobacter sp. UWEL includes the following:
- a CDS encoding adenylate/guanylate cyclase domain-containing protein; this translates as MAMTRLTQRKFKALCFYMFSWVFVVLGVTSLLSYGDSSGMDSSKIMLMTQLSLLMGLSHGIYDVVILQDEMDRRPVFAALLIRSSFFLASICANLILCILIWKIDRENGIINAESIGMVRESFKEHSTHVQIAALFVLGHLITFVRSVHKKFGTRVFINTCLGKYQDPKEEDLVFMFLDLKNSTTICEELGNIRYSNFIRDYYKLLSNCCEENQGEIYQIAGDGAFLTWKTAACRHKARPLNCFYDFKDALQHTQRKFLRRYGVAPDFKAAVHCGKVISTEVGNFGSEMAYHGDVLNTTSRIQTLCSKLGQDFLISEDFFAQLPLPLPHKFICTKAGSFELKGKKNAIMIFSLQTP
- the hemW gene encoding radical SAM family heme chaperone HemW; this translates as MFSLYIHIPFCKKICDYCDFRVLPASDKLFQEYSDLVCREIELYEKKYPGTLKTAETLYLGGGTPSMLPSDCLGQIFACLQSVGVEVSRLREVSMEFNPESTSRETIENALELGVKRFSLGLQTFNQELLKRIGRSHSVEAGVDALELLLSYPDIRVSGDLMFSLPGQTLDVFLSDVDRLSDYPLTHISFYGLTVNPRTILGQKVQKGIFEIDEDLYEPMYQGGVELLDAKGFKRYEVSNFAKPGFESIHNQNYWRRGEYAGFGPGAHSYVGNRRFYAPEIYPRWRDYVRNGAPENLLTIDELSEEDVLMELFWLSLRQSSGLDLQELGKMGYKLPETALTKWLKHNYLQVEGSPEITGIRLRDRGWIFMDDIVTDLANQCSKLE